In Flavivirga abyssicola, the following are encoded in one genomic region:
- a CDS encoding site-specific integrase, with translation MSTKVVTRTETKMIYLLNRNGWYFYDRRVPQRYSMFDPRCRVRESLNTQCKKTAIKKAVAANNNMEGYWNSLVQNNEQHSPLKFKQLMMTARQLGFTYHPTNKIAELSLLQLIERVLTAKGYINKEINVKAVLGTEKQQETIQLSEALKRFWDYSKPSLLNKNRDQQRKWKNPRKKAVNNFIKYVGNKNISDITNLDLIKFRDGWLERMKKDNIKADTVNKDFTHLKGVLETVSTHEQLDLNIENIFKKIHIKETDKQTRKAYSTEFIKEKILNHETLKTLDEEAKNILYVCVNTGARPIEIVNLVKEDIILDEPIPYIHIRPRQGYSLKTKESERKLPLAGIALEAFKSYPNGFIKYRGSSEKTSANINNWLSKNNLRPTQKHSLYSLRHSFQDRLTALDVKDRVQCQLMGHKFNRSLYGGGATLEHLYDIMKEVSL, from the coding sequence TTGTCAACCAAAGTGGTAACCAGAACGGAAACCAAGATGATTTATTTACTCAATCGTAACGGCTGGTATTTTTATGACCGCCGTGTTCCTCAACGTTATTCGATGTTTGATCCGAGGTGTCGGGTAAGAGAGTCTCTGAATACTCAATGTAAGAAGACAGCAATAAAGAAAGCCGTTGCGGCTAATAATAATATGGAAGGGTATTGGAATAGCCTTGTTCAAAATAATGAACAACACAGCCCTCTAAAATTTAAACAATTAATGATGACTGCACGACAATTAGGATTTACTTATCATCCAACGAACAAAATTGCTGAATTATCATTATTACAGCTTATAGAGCGTGTTTTAACCGCTAAAGGTTATATCAATAAGGAAATAAACGTTAAGGCTGTCCTTGGCACAGAAAAACAACAAGAAACAATTCAACTATCAGAAGCTTTGAAAAGGTTTTGGGACTATTCCAAACCAAGTCTCTTAAACAAAAATCGTGACCAACAACGTAAATGGAAAAACCCACGTAAAAAAGCGGTCAATAACTTTATCAAATATGTTGGCAATAAAAATATTTCTGATATCACTAATCTTGACCTCATCAAGTTTCGTGATGGATGGTTAGAACGAATGAAGAAAGATAATATCAAAGCCGATACGGTCAATAAGGATTTTACGCACCTTAAAGGGGTTTTAGAAACGGTCAGTACTCATGAACAGCTTGATTTGAATATTGAGAATATTTTTAAGAAAATTCATATTAAGGAAACTGATAAACAAACTCGAAAAGCTTACTCAACAGAGTTTATTAAAGAGAAAATCTTAAACCATGAAACTTTAAAAACTTTGGATGAAGAAGCAAAGAACATTCTTTATGTCTGTGTTAATACAGGCGCAAGACCTATTGAAATTGTGAATTTGGTAAAAGAAGATATTATTTTGGATGAACCGATTCCATATATTCATATTCGACCGAGACAAGGATATTCACTTAAAACCAAAGAGAGTGAACGGAAATTACCCTTGGCTGGAATAGCTTTAGAGGCTTTCAAGTCTTATCCCAATGGATTTATTAAATATCGTGGTAGTTCTGAAAAAACATCCGCCAATATCAATAATTGGCTTTCAAAAAACAACTTAAGACCGACACAAAAGCATAGTCTTTATTCACTACGCCATAGCTTTCAAGATAGGTTAACAGCACTAGATGTTAAGGATAGAGTTCAATGTCAATTGATGGGACACAAGTTTAATCGTTCTTTATATGGAGGTGGGGCTACATTGGAGCATTTATATGATATAATGAAGGAAGTTAGTTTATAA
- a CDS encoding DNA adenine methylase, whose amino-acid sequence MPLIQKKTDIGLKTPITYYGGKQKMLKEILPLIPEHEIYVEPFFGGGAVYWAKPPSKIEIINDVDANVINFYEVLKHDFFKLREKIEGTLHSRLMYKCAKVIYECPFLFDRVTRAWAFWVVTNQGFASTIGSWGFSKKNSAITVSNKVEAFKETLANRLKHTQIENNKAHKVILSRDSEKTFIYADPPYIDTDQGHYGGYDSERYRRDLDALASIKGKFLLSSYPSDILNEYIKKYNWYTISIDKTLNTNKSNGKRKMKKEVLTANYPIW is encoded by the coding sequence ATGCCCCTAATACAAAAAAAAACAGATATTGGTTTAAAAACCCCTATAACTTATTACGGAGGAAAACAAAAAATGTTAAAAGAAATACTACCATTAATTCCTGAACATGAAATTTATGTAGAGCCTTTTTTTGGAGGTGGTGCTGTCTATTGGGCTAAACCTCCAAGTAAGATTGAAATCATCAACGATGTAGATGCCAATGTTATAAATTTTTATGAAGTTTTAAAACATGACTTTTTTAAATTACGTGAAAAGATAGAGGGTACGTTACATAGTCGATTGATGTATAAATGTGCAAAGGTTATTTACGAATGCCCATTCTTATTTGACAGGGTAACGAGAGCATGGGCTTTTTGGGTTGTCACTAATCAAGGGTTTGCATCTACTATTGGTTCTTGGGGGTTTAGTAAAAAGAATTCAGCAATTACTGTCAGTAATAAAGTTGAAGCTTTTAAAGAAACCTTAGCTAATAGGTTAAAACATACCCAAATTGAAAATAATAAGGCTCACAAGGTAATATTAAGTCGAGATAGTGAAAAAACCTTTATTTATGCTGACCCACCTTATATTGATACAGATCAAGGACATTATGGCGGTTACGACAGCGAGCGGTATCGAAGGGATTTAGACGCGTTAGCATCAATCAAAGGAAAGTTTTTACTTAGCTCGTACCCTTCCGATATATTGAATGAATATATAAAAAAATATAATTGGTATACTATTTCAATAGATAAAACCCTCAATACGAATAAAAGTAACGGCAAAAGAAAAATGAAAAAAGAAGTATTAACTGCTAACTATCCTATATGGTGA
- a CDS encoding response regulator transcription factor, with product MHFQDLEKEIDKLSTEIDHQYIFEGKEINRDKFLKIINASDYLITLHDIDLYRPLCINDNFKTFYGFKNNWFKNIDYLYYLKTIHTSTFHTLLDSIDFFKQGGKGYLNLKYKLLFKKKEWEKVLGTTKTVYRNENDRPVYAITIAKIAPAIKISFNSPTLEAIKSFTNREKEIIDYLCLGFSKKEIANHICISTSTVQTHTKNIYKKLKINKVSELINLTGKYPLD from the coding sequence ATGCATTTTCAAGATTTAGAGAAAGAAATAGATAAATTATCAACTGAAATTGACCACCAATATATCTTTGAAGGAAAAGAAATAAATAGAGATAAATTCTTAAAAATTATTAATGCATCTGATTATTTAATTACACTTCATGACATTGACCTATACCGTCCTCTTTGCATAAACGATAATTTCAAAACTTTTTATGGTTTTAAAAATAATTGGTTTAAAAATATAGATTACCTATATTATTTAAAGACAATACATACTTCTACTTTCCATACTTTATTGGATTCTATTGATTTTTTTAAACAAGGAGGCAAAGGTTACTTAAACCTCAAATATAAATTGTTATTTAAAAAAAAAGAATGGGAAAAAGTATTGGGGACTACTAAAACAGTATATAGGAATGAAAATGACAGACCTGTATATGCCATCACAATTGCCAAGATAGCTCCAGCTATAAAAATTTCATTTAATAGTCCAACTTTAGAAGCAATCAAGTCCTTTACCAATAGAGAGAAAGAAATAATAGATTATCTATGTTTGGGCTTTTCAAAAAAAGAAATAGCCAACCACATATGTATATCCACTTCTACAGTTCAAACACATACAAAAAACATATATAAAAAACTAAAAATTAATAAGGTATCAGAATTAATTAACCTTACTGGAAAATATCCTTTAGATTAA
- the mobF gene encoding MobF family relaxase, with translation MIRMFQSSTSAQAKDYFKDALSKADYYLEDQEVNGQFNGRIAKRLGLEGKTVDKETFEKLCDNINPKEGGSLTPRTVDNRRVGYDISFHCPKSVSILHALGEEKRVLPAFEQSVHETMLEMQEDMQVRVRTDGQNTDRETKELLWANFVHQTARPVEGKPPDPHLHAHCFTFNVTYDEVEGKYKAGQFHNIKRDMPYYQARFQKRLADKLSDVGYGIRKTKNGFELAVIPQKAIDHFSKRTNLIGQVAKEKGITDQKKLDQLGAKTRAKKQKNLTMPQLQDKWRDQLHENGIDDKTPEEIKTTNKSHSATQSIDHAINHVFTRNSVKRDRQILAEGYKYAIDNKEISLDEIDTALEKNDTVFKIEVGSQRLCTTKLVHAEERRMIELARDGVGKLRPLKANFKPSIFSKLNDEQRLVMNHVMTSQDRVTMIRGAAGTGKTTLLKEIVPQIEKTGKNVFLFAPTAEASRDVLRREGFVQADTVARLLMDKELQQQIKGQVIWIDEAGMLGSQDMANILSLAKESQARVILSGDPRQHTAVMRGDAMRLLQEVGKIRQVSMETIYRQKEAGYKQAVKAISNGNIKSGFETLQNRGSIKQCEPTRIKERLVGDYLTARKSKKSALVITPTNEQAKEINITIREGLRESKLIGKREKRFTVFDNYYLSVAQKEDIRSYREGQVIQTHQNFPRIKKGAVLHVDSIVGNLVTIKDNQGQKHILPIHRAKDYDVYSSRKIPLSKGDEIRINKNGFDKNKKRINNSTILTVNGFTKNGDIKAVKHSAKRKSDFVLDKSHSNYDYAYAITSYSSQGKTVDNVIISQPASTFPASNEKQFYVSVSRGRENVSIYTDDAEELLTHIKKRGDRQGATELIKPKFAKTIETTKEINKVVEPVKTIDIEPEL, from the coding sequence ATGATACGAATGTTTCAAAGTTCAACATCGGCGCAAGCCAAAGATTATTTTAAAGATGCTTTATCTAAGGCGGATTACTATTTAGAAGACCAAGAGGTTAACGGTCAGTTCAATGGTAGGATAGCCAAGCGTTTAGGATTGGAAGGCAAAACGGTTGATAAAGAAACATTTGAAAAACTATGTGACAACATCAATCCAAAAGAAGGTGGCTCACTTACTCCAAGAACAGTCGATAACCGTCGTGTTGGCTATGACATAAGTTTTCATTGTCCTAAATCGGTTTCAATTCTTCATGCACTCGGAGAGGAAAAACGCGTATTGCCAGCTTTTGAGCAAAGTGTCCATGAGACCATGCTTGAAATGCAAGAAGATATGCAAGTCAGGGTACGCACGGACGGACAAAATACTGACCGTGAAACAAAGGAACTCCTTTGGGCAAACTTTGTCCATCAGACGGCTCGTCCCGTTGAAGGTAAGCCACCAGATCCGCATTTACATGCTCATTGCTTTACGTTTAATGTCACCTATGATGAGGTTGAGGGCAAATATAAGGCAGGGCAGTTTCACAATATCAAACGCGATATGCCCTATTACCAAGCACGGTTTCAAAAACGGCTTGCTGATAAGCTGTCGGATGTGGGCTATGGTATCCGCAAAACCAAGAACGGTTTTGAATTGGCTGTTATTCCACAAAAGGCGATTGACCATTTTTCTAAGCGGACTAATTTAATCGGGCAAGTCGCGAAAGAAAAGGGTATTACGGATCAAAAAAAACTTGACCAACTTGGCGCAAAGACCAGGGCGAAAAAACAGAAAAACTTAACCATGCCACAATTGCAAGATAAGTGGCGTGACCAACTTCATGAAAACGGTATTGATGATAAAACACCAGAAGAAATTAAGACCACCAATAAAAGTCATTCGGCAACACAATCAATTGACCATGCCATCAACCATGTGTTTACTCGTAATTCGGTTAAAAGAGATCGGCAGATTTTAGCCGAGGGCTATAAATATGCCATCGATAATAAAGAGATTAGCCTTGATGAGATAGACACCGCTTTAGAAAAGAACGATACAGTTTTTAAAATTGAGGTTGGTAGCCAACGGCTTTGCACAACAAAATTAGTCCATGCTGAAGAAAGACGGATGATTGAGCTTGCTCGTGATGGGGTCGGCAAGCTTCGTCCACTAAAAGCGAATTTTAAGCCATCGATTTTTTCTAAGTTGAATGATGAACAGCGTTTGGTAATGAATCATGTGATGACATCGCAAGACCGCGTGACAATGATACGCGGTGCGGCTGGAACTGGAAAAACCACATTGCTAAAAGAAATTGTTCCACAGATAGAAAAAACAGGCAAAAATGTTTTTCTCTTTGCGCCAACAGCTGAAGCGTCTCGTGATGTTCTTCGACGCGAGGGATTTGTACAAGCCGATACGGTTGCACGGCTTTTAATGGATAAAGAATTGCAACAACAAATTAAGGGACAAGTCATTTGGATTGATGAAGCAGGTATGTTGGGATCGCAAGATATGGCAAATATTCTCTCACTTGCCAAAGAGTCCCAAGCTCGGGTTATCCTTTCTGGAGACCCGAGACAGCATACCGCCGTTATGCGTGGTGATGCCATGCGGTTATTGCAAGAGGTTGGTAAAATACGTCAAGTGTCCATGGAAACGATTTACCGCCAGAAAGAAGCCGGTTACAAACAAGCGGTTAAAGCAATTAGTAATGGTAATATTAAAAGCGGTTTTGAAACCTTGCAAAATAGAGGGTCGATTAAACAATGTGAACCAACCCGAATAAAAGAACGATTGGTTGGTGATTATTTAACGGCTCGGAAATCCAAAAAATCTGCCCTCGTCATTACGCCAACAAATGAACAAGCCAAAGAAATTAATATAACGATAAGAGAGGGATTGAGGGAAAGCAAACTCATCGGTAAACGAGAAAAACGCTTTACGGTTTTTGACAACTACTATTTAAGTGTTGCTCAAAAAGAAGATATTCGTTCCTATCGTGAAGGTCAGGTTATTCAAACTCATCAAAATTTTCCAAGGATTAAAAAAGGGGCAGTTTTGCATGTTGATAGTATTGTTGGTAATCTAGTCACTATTAAAGACAATCAAGGGCAGAAACATATCTTACCTATTCATAGAGCAAAGGATTATGATGTGTATTCCTCTAGGAAAATTCCATTAAGCAAAGGCGATGAAATCCGCATCAATAAAAACGGGTTTGATAAGAATAAAAAGCGAATTAATAACAGTACGATTTTAACCGTAAACGGTTTTACAAAGAACGGCGATATAAAAGCGGTTAAACATTCAGCTAAGCGCAAAAGTGATTTTGTTTTAGACAAATCCCATAGCAATTATGATTATGCCTATGCGATTACCTCATATAGTTCACAAGGTAAGACGGTTGACAATGTGATAATTTCGCAACCAGCCTCAACATTTCCTGCCTCGAATGAGAAACAGTTTTATGTTTCGGTTTCAAGAGGGCGCGAAAATGTCTCCATCTATACTGACGATGCCGAAGAACTTTTAACCCATATTAAAAAACGTGGAGACAGGCAGGGCGCAACAGAACTGATTAAGCCAAAGTTTGCAAAAACAATAGAAACGACAAAAGAAATAAACAAAGTAGTTGAACCAGTAAAAACCATAGACATTGAACCAGAATTATAA
- a CDS encoding tetratricopeptide repeat-containing sensor histidine kinase — MKRKNIFILGIFFLIICNVNAQQKVIDSLVHLIKNYGTPDSTYIDIRTLYQMKKYYMTPSDSSWLDYSIKTVEVAKTMDYPSGLIAAHGNLGVVYQYTLYDPYKAIDSYQNVLKVLEENPELPKHAIYSGGVLNNIALIYLRQGEYELAKPYFKKSLKFAKNDPNTLTNLGNIYGYQKQADSALYYYNKGVNEAKKRKDYPNLANLYSNVARILIEKENKGEEAISYIEKSFALIDEHEINIIRRTVLINAAMVYLENSDFKKAKEYALEAKNLKSINTLNDLFTDSGLWNALYQIYFQTKEYNKALDAYKTHKKLLDSLQSNERKLEISKKQIQFEADKKELIAQAEIKQQTLIRNISIGTGILGISALAIILTQYRRRKEANLNEKLAKSELRKLRAQLNPHFIYNSLNSMSDFVLKNDKNVSSNYIARFSSMMRGILDNSSEDEVYLENEIEFLKGYIKLEQERLENKFDYKIEVDRDIDIENTLVPPALYQPFIENSIWHGLSDKKENGVLTIIFSKDQNSLVCTIDDNGVGIKKDDTLDKKSFGISSSKSRVDFLKQIKKSEAQIEIIEKDEGVRVKIQIPLSLEF, encoded by the coding sequence ATGAAAAGAAAAAACATTTTTATTTTAGGTATATTTTTTTTGATTATATGCAATGTTAATGCACAACAAAAAGTCATAGACTCCTTAGTGCATTTAATAAAAAATTACGGAACACCTGACTCTACCTACATTGATATTAGAACACTATATCAAATGAAAAAATATTATATGACTCCATCTGACTCTTCATGGCTAGATTATAGTATTAAAACTGTAGAAGTTGCAAAAACAATGGATTATCCTAGTGGATTAATTGCTGCTCACGGAAATTTAGGTGTTGTATATCAATATACTCTTTATGATCCATACAAAGCTATTGATAGTTATCAAAATGTATTAAAAGTTTTAGAAGAAAATCCTGAGTTACCAAAACACGCTATATATTCAGGAGGCGTCTTGAATAATATTGCTTTAATTTATTTGAGACAAGGAGAATATGAACTAGCAAAACCGTATTTCAAGAAATCATTAAAATTTGCAAAAAACGACCCAAACACACTAACAAATTTAGGCAATATATATGGATATCAAAAGCAAGCAGATTCTGCGCTATACTACTATAATAAAGGAGTTAATGAGGCTAAGAAGAGAAAAGACTATCCAAATTTAGCTAACTTATATAGCAATGTAGCACGTATATTAATTGAAAAAGAAAATAAAGGCGAAGAAGCTATTTCTTATATTGAAAAAAGCTTTGCCTTAATTGATGAGCATGAAATTAACATTATACGAAGAACAGTTCTCATCAATGCGGCTATGGTTTACTTAGAAAATTCTGATTTTAAAAAAGCTAAAGAATATGCGCTAGAAGCCAAAAATTTAAAATCAATCAATACGCTGAACGATTTGTTCACCGATAGTGGTCTTTGGAATGCACTATATCAAATATACTTTCAAACAAAAGAATACAACAAAGCATTAGACGCATATAAAACACATAAGAAGTTACTTGATAGCTTGCAAAGTAATGAGCGTAAACTTGAAATATCCAAAAAGCAAATTCAGTTTGAAGCGGATAAAAAAGAATTGATAGCCCAAGCAGAAATCAAGCAACAAACTCTAATAAGAAACATAAGTATTGGAACAGGCATTTTAGGTATTTCTGCTTTAGCAATAATACTAACCCAATATAGACGTAGAAAAGAAGCTAATTTAAATGAAAAACTGGCAAAATCTGAACTTAGAAAATTACGAGCACAGTTAAATCCACACTTTATATATAATAGTCTAAACTCTATGAGTGATTTTGTACTCAAAAATGACAAAAACGTATCAAGCAATTATATTGCAAGATTTTCTTCAATGATGCGTGGAATTTTAGATAATTCGAGTGAAGATGAAGTATATTTAGAAAATGAAATAGAATTTTTAAAAGGGTACATAAAACTAGAACAAGAAAGGTTGGAGAATAAATTTGATTACAAAATTGAAGTTGACCGTGATATTGATATAGAAAATACTTTAGTCCCTCCAGCTCTATACCAGCCCTTTATAGAAAATAGTATTTGGCATGGATTATCAGATAAAAAAGAGAACGGAGTTCTAACAATTATTTTTAGTAAAGACCAAAATTCACTTGTATGTACTATTGATGATAATGGAGTGGGTATAAAGAAAGATGATACTCTTGATAAAAAATCATTCGGAATAAGTAGTTCTAAAAGCAGGGTAGATTTTTTAAAACAGATAAAAAAATCAGAAGCACAAATTGAAATCATTGAAAAAGATGAAGGTGTCCGCGTTAAAATACAAATACCTCTATCTTTAGAATTTTAA
- a CDS encoding DUF3768 domain-containing protein, producing MTTSSKIIAKQNDMFRQNLGKLILKVQKVKGKYVTSSGFKELTVENQLEARDKIRGFNDFNEDNDPHGEHDYGRFQLENNKQDIIWKIDYYDTNYEYGSEDPSDLSKTRRVLTVMLACEY from the coding sequence ATGACAACTAGCTCAAAAATAATTGCAAAGCAAAATGATATGTTTCGGCAAAATCTTGGAAAACTAATTTTAAAAGTGCAAAAAGTGAAAGGAAAATATGTAACAAGTTCTGGGTTTAAAGAATTAACCGTTGAAAACCAACTTGAAGCAAGGGATAAAATTAGAGGTTTTAATGACTTTAATGAGGATAATGACCCTCATGGAGAACATGACTACGGACGGTTTCAATTGGAGAACAACAAACAAGATATTATTTGGAAAATTGATTACTACGACACCAATTACGAATATGGTAGTGAAGACCCTAGTGATCTTTCTAAAACTCGCCGTGTTCTAACGGTAATGCTAGCATGTGAGTATTAA
- a CDS encoding type IV secretory system conjugative DNA transfer family protein, whose translation MLDIPLIDWQIGHPFTVRDACEGVLIMGGLGSGKTSGSGALLAKKYLENQFGGLVLTAKEDELDLWKSYCKKYGREDDLIIFGHGSDKYFNFLDYESSRPDKGTGITHNIADTLKTVIKAGANDGQESDKAFWDASLQQLLVNAVDLCLLTGDNIRFKDIYKIIQTAPKNKNELTNETWRKNSYCFLMMQHVASHLNKHPKTKKSDELARRLHIIEDFFYGNWLYLSEKTRSIVEQMFFGFGDRFMRDPLYSLFNTETNVTPEDTIKGKIIIVNLPYLIFENTGRDGQILFKYIWQRAMQRRQIKESSRPTFLWVDEAHYFLHDHDIDHQSTARSYRACTVYLTQNLPNYTLHAGGGDKGSYRFKALAGNLGTKFFHANSDVETNEYAADLVGKELTWTSSEGRTMGEDASFNEGSSQSLLHIIQPSDFARQKTGGELNGFDVEVVVHRQGIPFAVTNKNHALLIINQKNI comes from the coding sequence ATGTTAGACATTCCTCTTATCGATTGGCAAATTGGTCATCCCTTTACGGTACGTGATGCATGTGAAGGTGTTCTTATTATGGGCGGTCTTGGTAGTGGTAAAACTTCTGGTTCAGGCGCACTCCTAGCAAAAAAATATCTTGAAAATCAGTTTGGCGGATTAGTTCTTACCGCCAAAGAAGATGAGTTAGACCTTTGGAAATCTTATTGCAAAAAGTATGGTAGAGAAGACGACCTTATTATTTTCGGCCATGGATCTGATAAATATTTCAACTTCCTTGACTATGAAAGTAGCCGTCCCGATAAGGGAACTGGTATCACTCATAATATTGCTGACACACTCAAAACAGTTATTAAAGCGGGAGCAAATGATGGACAGGAATCCGATAAAGCTTTTTGGGATGCTTCGTTACAGCAACTCTTAGTTAATGCCGTTGATTTATGCCTTTTAACTGGTGACAATATTCGATTTAAAGATATTTATAAAATCATTCAAACAGCACCTAAAAACAAGAATGAGTTAACAAATGAAACATGGCGTAAAAACTCTTATTGTTTCTTGATGATGCAACACGTCGCAAGCCATTTGAATAAACACCCAAAAACGAAAAAATCTGATGAGCTTGCAAGGCGATTACACATTATTGAGGACTTCTTTTACGGTAATTGGTTATACCTTTCCGAAAAGACCCGAAGTATCGTCGAGCAAATGTTTTTTGGCTTTGGGGATAGGTTTATGCGAGACCCGTTGTATTCACTCTTCAACACAGAAACCAATGTGACTCCAGAAGATACGATTAAAGGCAAAATAATCATTGTCAATCTACCTTATTTGATTTTTGAAAATACTGGACGAGATGGACAAATCTTATTCAAATATATTTGGCAACGTGCCATGCAACGACGACAAATCAAAGAAAGTAGTCGTCCAACATTTTTATGGGTAGATGAGGCACATTATTTTCTCCATGACCATGATATTGACCATCAATCAACGGCAAGAAGTTATCGCGCTTGCACAGTCTACCTCACACAAAACCTCCCTAATTATACACTTCATGCTGGGGGTGGGGATAAAGGCTCATATCGGTTTAAAGCTTTAGCAGGAAATTTAGGCACAAAATTTTTTCATGCTAATTCTGATGTGGAAACTAATGAGTATGCCGCTGACCTCGTTGGAAAAGAGCTAACATGGACAAGTAGCGAAGGCAGAACAATGGGAGAAGATGCAAGTTTTAATGAAGGAAGTTCACAAAGCCTATTGCATATTATCCAACCGTCGGACTTTGCCAGACAAAAAACGGGAGGAGAGCTTAACGGTTTTGATGTTGAAGTCGTCGTCCATAGGCAAGGTATCCCGTTTGCAGTTACAAATAAAAATCACGCGTTACTAATCATAAACCAAAAGAATATATGA
- a CDS encoding helix-turn-helix domain-containing protein, with product MKQRHSLGITQDDLNHTLGVADRLVSHWECGVRTPTGFHLYCWADALKSRLAIVPQEVETQSLMSQLQKQLANDNSCVCETPVNDNLFAVPEKKIKLAS from the coding sequence GTGAAACAACGTCATAGCTTAGGTATTACCCAAGACGATTTAAACCATACATTAGGTGTTGCAGACCGATTAGTCAGTCATTGGGAATGTGGGGTCAGAACTCCAACGGGGTTTCATCTTTATTGTTGGGCGGATGCGTTGAAAAGCAGATTGGCTATTGTTCCGCAAGAGGTTGAAACACAAAGTTTGATGAGTCAGCTTCAAAAACAATTAGCTAATGATAATTCTTGTGTATGTGAAACACCTGTAAATGACAATTTGTTTGCTGTTCCGGAAAAGAAGATTAAGCTCGCTAGTTAA
- a CDS encoding ribose-phosphate pyrophosphokinase, with protein sequence MPIVKTEAKIFACTQSKVLGEKIAKAFGADLGNVITSTYSDGEFQPSYEESIRGTRIFIIGSTNPGPENLMEMLLMIDAAKRASARHITAVLPYFGWARQDRKDKPRVPIAAKLVAKMLEAAGATRIITMDLHADQIQGFFERPVDHLFASTIFLPYLKSLNLDNLTIASPDMGGSKRAYAYSKALGSDVVICYKQRAKANIISHMELIGDVTGKNVVLVDDMVDTAGTLTKAADLMMERGALSVRAICTHPILSGKAYENLENSKLEELIVTDSIPLSQDNDKIRVLSCADLFAEVMNKVHNNQSISSKFVM encoded by the coding sequence ATGCCAATTGTAAAGACCGAAGCTAAAATTTTTGCATGTACACAAAGTAAAGTTCTTGGTGAAAAAATAGCTAAGGCGTTTGGAGCAGATTTAGGTAATGTCATTACTTCTACTTACAGTGATGGAGAGTTTCAACCGTCGTATGAAGAATCTATTCGTGGAACTAGAATTTTCATTATTGGTTCAACAAATCCAGGTCCGGAAAACTTGATGGAGATGTTATTGATGATAGATGCCGCTAAGCGAGCTTCAGCAAGACATATTACAGCGGTATTACCATATTTTGGATGGGCAAGACAAGATAGGAAAGATAAACCTCGTGTACCAATTGCAGCAAAATTGGTTGCCAAAATGTTAGAAGCAGCAGGAGCGACTCGTATTATCACGATGGATTTACACGCCGATCAAATACAAGGCTTTTTTGAAAGACCTGTAGATCATTTATTTGCATCTACTATTTTTCTGCCTTATTTAAAAAGTTTGAATTTAGATAATTTAACAATTGCTTCTCCAGATATGGGAGGATCAAAAAGAGCTTATGCTTATTCTAAAGCATTAGGAAGTGATGTAGTTATTTGTTACAAGCAACGTGCCAAGGCAAATATAATTTCGCATATGGAATTAATTGGAGACGTTACAGGTAAAAATGTAGTATTAGTTGACGATATGGTTGATACAGCCGGTACTTTAACAAAAGCTGCAGATTTAATGATGGAGCGTGGCGCGTTAAGTGTTAGAGCTATTTGTACGCACCCTATACTATCTGGAAAAGCTTATGAAAATTTAGAAAATTCAAAATTAGAAGAATTGATAGTAACAGATTCTATACCATTATCGCAAGACAATGATAAAATTAGAGTGTTAAGTTGTGCAGACTTGTTTGCAGAGGTTATGAATAAAGTTCACAACAACCAATCTATTAGTTCAAAATTTGTAATGTAA
- a CDS encoding GIY-YIG nuclease family protein encodes MYYVYAISSLSRNYIYVGMTINIPNRLERHNQGREKTTRAYCPFKLIYSETLDTRVEARKREKYWKSGVEKEKLRIIRDNL; translated from the coding sequence ATGTATTATGTTTATGCTATTTCAAGTTTGTCAAGGAATTATATTTATGTAGGAATGACTATTAATATTCCTAATAGATTAGAAAGACATAATCAGGGTCGTGAGAAAACAACTAGAGCATATTGTCCTTTTAAGCTAATATATTCTGAAACATTGGATACCAGAGTTGAAGCTAGAAAAAGAGAGAAATATTGGAAATCTGGAGTCGAGAAAGAAAAGCTTCGTATAATTAGAGATAATTTGTAA